A genomic segment from Rhinatrema bivittatum chromosome 19, aRhiBiv1.1, whole genome shotgun sequence encodes:
- the LOC115080163 gene encoding serine/arginine repetitive matrix protein 3-like isoform X1: MQGFKGPAMQLCVGGSGLAMFLRISIDSCRYLWAGHCPRGSCSCPLSLRQGSGVDCCLRFSKLTQKSCPMVKVLWRAGCPGERERESRGRTPTPALGSPAGKQEEAAGEKVRGEDGTGRALAGRAAAARAEIGRSSPLPPSRRRRRKAARPPRSNRGVEKRRRETEQSQAPEETLRLPPLAPSRLPAQSGARPPSRRATSASSRPPPGPTGASTRPGTGCPPTPTTTPPTTGPCSAPRGGGRRRSTSSTPSGAESRKPKAAPASRRTGGNGDPRNFNGNRAPRPCSTNSLRRRSQGHSRVLY, translated from the exons TTGATTCTTGCAGGTATTTATGGGCTGGACACTGCCCGAgaggttcctgctcctgcccacTCTCACTACGG CAGGGGAGCGGCGTTGATTGTTGCTTACGGTTCTCCAAGCTAACGCAGAAATCATGTCCAATGGTTAAGGTGCTTTGGCGGGCAGGATgccctggagaaagagagagggaaagcaGAGGACGCACCCCGACGCCAGCTCTCGGCAGCCCGGCTGGAAAGCAGGAAGAG GCAGCTGGTGAAAAGGTGCGAGGAGAAGACGGTACTGGAAGAGCCCTCGCCGGCCGTGCCGCAGCCGCCCGCGCAG AGATAGGAAGGTCGTCCCCCCTGCCTCCCTCTCGCAGGAGACGGAGAAAGGCCGCGCGGCCTCCGCGGAGCAATCGCGGGGTGGAGAAGAGACGGAGAGAAACCGAACAGTCACA AGCCCCAGAGGAGACGCTCCGCCTCCCGCCCCTGGCCCCTTCCCGCCTCCCGGCGCAGAGCGGGGCGCGGCCCCCTTCCAGACGCGCCACCTCCGCCTCCTCACGCCCGCCACCAGGGCCAACAGGAGCCTCTACCAGACCTGGCACGGGATGCCCACCCACGCCGACCACCACACCTCCTACCACTGGTCCATGTTCAGCGCCTCGGGGCGGGGGCAGGCGCCGGAGTACCTCATCCACCCCGAGTGGAGCTGAAAGCCGGAAGCCGAAGGCAGCTCCCGCCAGCAGGCGAACGGGCGGTAACGGCGACCCGCGCAACTTTAACGGAAACAGAGCCCCGAGGCCCTGCTCTACCaacagcctgaggaggaggagtcaaGGCCACAGCAGAGTTTTATATTAA
- the LOC115080163 gene encoding serine/arginine repetitive matrix protein 3-like isoform X2 gives MQGFKGPAMQLCVGGSGLAMFLRISIDSCRYLWAGHCPRGSCSCPLSLRVLWRAGCPGERERESRGRTPTPALGSPAGKQEEAAGEKVRGEDGTGRALAGRAAAARAEIGRSSPLPPSRRRRRKAARPPRSNRGVEKRRRETEQSQAPEETLRLPPLAPSRLPAQSGARPPSRRATSASSRPPPGPTGASTRPGTGCPPTPTTTPPTTGPCSAPRGGGRRRSTSSTPSGAESRKPKAAPASRRTGGNGDPRNFNGNRAPRPCSTNSLRRRSQGHSRVLY, from the exons TTGATTCTTGCAGGTATTTATGGGCTGGACACTGCCCGAgaggttcctgctcctgcccacTCTCACTACGG GTGCTTTGGCGGGCAGGATgccctggagaaagagagagggaaagcaGAGGACGCACCCCGACGCCAGCTCTCGGCAGCCCGGCTGGAAAGCAGGAAGAG GCAGCTGGTGAAAAGGTGCGAGGAGAAGACGGTACTGGAAGAGCCCTCGCCGGCCGTGCCGCAGCCGCCCGCGCAG AGATAGGAAGGTCGTCCCCCCTGCCTCCCTCTCGCAGGAGACGGAGAAAGGCCGCGCGGCCTCCGCGGAGCAATCGCGGGGTGGAGAAGAGACGGAGAGAAACCGAACAGTCACA AGCCCCAGAGGAGACGCTCCGCCTCCCGCCCCTGGCCCCTTCCCGCCTCCCGGCGCAGAGCGGGGCGCGGCCCCCTTCCAGACGCGCCACCTCCGCCTCCTCACGCCCGCCACCAGGGCCAACAGGAGCCTCTACCAGACCTGGCACGGGATGCCCACCCACGCCGACCACCACACCTCCTACCACTGGTCCATGTTCAGCGCCTCGGGGCGGGGGCAGGCGCCGGAGTACCTCATCCACCCCGAGTGGAGCTGAAAGCCGGAAGCCGAAGGCAGCTCCCGCCAGCAGGCGAACGGGCGGTAACGGCGACCCGCGCAACTTTAACGGAAACAGAGCCCCGAGGCCCTGCTCTACCaacagcctgaggaggaggagtcaaGGCCACAGCAGAGTTTTATATTAA
- the LOC115080163 gene encoding proline-rich receptor-like protein kinase PERK9 isoform X3, translated as MLFCPLQQGSGVDCCLRFSKLTQKSCPMVKVLWRAGCPGERERESRGRTPTPALGSPAGKQEEAAGEKVRGEDGTGRALAGRAAAARAEIGRSSPLPPSRRRRRKAARPPRSNRGVEKRRRETEQSQAPEETLRLPPLAPSRLPAQSGARPPSRRATSASSRPPPGPTGASTRPGTGCPPTPTTTPPTTGPCSAPRGGGRRRSTSSTPSGAESRKPKAAPASRRTGGNGDPRNFNGNRAPRPCSTNSLRRRSQGHSRVLY; from the exons ATGTTGTTCTGCCCCCTGCAGCAGGGGAGCGGCGTTGATTGTTGCTTACGGTTCTCCAAGCTAACGCAGAAATCATGTCCAATGGTTAAGGTGCTTTGGCGGGCAGGATgccctggagaaagagagagggaaagcaGAGGACGCACCCCGACGCCAGCTCTCGGCAGCCCGGCTGGAAAGCAGGAAGAG GCAGCTGGTGAAAAGGTGCGAGGAGAAGACGGTACTGGAAGAGCCCTCGCCGGCCGTGCCGCAGCCGCCCGCGCAG AGATAGGAAGGTCGTCCCCCCTGCCTCCCTCTCGCAGGAGACGGAGAAAGGCCGCGCGGCCTCCGCGGAGCAATCGCGGGGTGGAGAAGAGACGGAGAGAAACCGAACAGTCACA AGCCCCAGAGGAGACGCTCCGCCTCCCGCCCCTGGCCCCTTCCCGCCTCCCGGCGCAGAGCGGGGCGCGGCCCCCTTCCAGACGCGCCACCTCCGCCTCCTCACGCCCGCCACCAGGGCCAACAGGAGCCTCTACCAGACCTGGCACGGGATGCCCACCCACGCCGACCACCACACCTCCTACCACTGGTCCATGTTCAGCGCCTCGGGGCGGGGGCAGGCGCCGGAGTACCTCATCCACCCCGAGTGGAGCTGAAAGCCGGAAGCCGAAGGCAGCTCCCGCCAGCAGGCGAACGGGCGGTAACGGCGACCCGCGCAACTTTAACGGAAACAGAGCCCCGAGGCCCTGCTCTACCaacagcctgaggaggaggagtcaaGGCCACAGCAGAGTTTTATATTAA
- the LOC115080163 gene encoding proline-rich receptor-like protein kinase PERK9 isoform X4, whose protein sequence is MSSTQGSGVDCCLRFSKLTQKSCPMVKVLWRAGCPGERERESRGRTPTPALGSPAGKQEEAAGEKVRGEDGTGRALAGRAAAARAEIGRSSPLPPSRRRRRKAARPPRSNRGVEKRRRETEQSQAPEETLRLPPLAPSRLPAQSGARPPSRRATSASSRPPPGPTGASTRPGTGCPPTPTTTPPTTGPCSAPRGGGRRRSTSSTPSGAESRKPKAAPASRRTGGNGDPRNFNGNRAPRPCSTNSLRRRSQGHSRVLY, encoded by the exons CAGGGGAGCGGCGTTGATTGTTGCTTACGGTTCTCCAAGCTAACGCAGAAATCATGTCCAATGGTTAAGGTGCTTTGGCGGGCAGGATgccctggagaaagagagagggaaagcaGAGGACGCACCCCGACGCCAGCTCTCGGCAGCCCGGCTGGAAAGCAGGAAGAG GCAGCTGGTGAAAAGGTGCGAGGAGAAGACGGTACTGGAAGAGCCCTCGCCGGCCGTGCCGCAGCCGCCCGCGCAG AGATAGGAAGGTCGTCCCCCCTGCCTCCCTCTCGCAGGAGACGGAGAAAGGCCGCGCGGCCTCCGCGGAGCAATCGCGGGGTGGAGAAGAGACGGAGAGAAACCGAACAGTCACA AGCCCCAGAGGAGACGCTCCGCCTCCCGCCCCTGGCCCCTTCCCGCCTCCCGGCGCAGAGCGGGGCGCGGCCCCCTTCCAGACGCGCCACCTCCGCCTCCTCACGCCCGCCACCAGGGCCAACAGGAGCCTCTACCAGACCTGGCACGGGATGCCCACCCACGCCGACCACCACACCTCCTACCACTGGTCCATGTTCAGCGCCTCGGGGCGGGGGCAGGCGCCGGAGTACCTCATCCACCCCGAGTGGAGCTGAAAGCCGGAAGCCGAAGGCAGCTCCCGCCAGCAGGCGAACGGGCGGTAACGGCGACCCGCGCAACTTTAACGGAAACAGAGCCCCGAGGCCCTGCTCTACCaacagcctgaggaggaggagtcaaGGCCACAGCAGAGTTTTATATTAA
- the LOC115080163 gene encoding proline-rich receptor-like protein kinase PERK9 isoform X6 codes for MVKVLWRAGCPGERERESRGRTPTPALGSPAGKQEEAAGEKVRGEDGTGRALAGRAAAARAEIGRSSPLPPSRRRRRKAARPPRSNRGVEKRRRETEQSQAPEETLRLPPLAPSRLPAQSGARPPSRRATSASSRPPPGPTGASTRPGTGCPPTPTTTPPTTGPCSAPRGGGRRRSTSSTPSGAESRKPKAAPASRRTGGNGDPRNFNGNRAPRPCSTNSLRRRSQGHSRVLY; via the exons ATGGTTAAGGTGCTTTGGCGGGCAGGATgccctggagaaagagagagggaaagcaGAGGACGCACCCCGACGCCAGCTCTCGGCAGCCCGGCTGGAAAGCAGGAAGAG GCAGCTGGTGAAAAGGTGCGAGGAGAAGACGGTACTGGAAGAGCCCTCGCCGGCCGTGCCGCAGCCGCCCGCGCAG AGATAGGAAGGTCGTCCCCCCTGCCTCCCTCTCGCAGGAGACGGAGAAAGGCCGCGCGGCCTCCGCGGAGCAATCGCGGGGTGGAGAAGAGACGGAGAGAAACCGAACAGTCACA AGCCCCAGAGGAGACGCTCCGCCTCCCGCCCCTGGCCCCTTCCCGCCTCCCGGCGCAGAGCGGGGCGCGGCCCCCTTCCAGACGCGCCACCTCCGCCTCCTCACGCCCGCCACCAGGGCCAACAGGAGCCTCTACCAGACCTGGCACGGGATGCCCACCCACGCCGACCACCACACCTCCTACCACTGGTCCATGTTCAGCGCCTCGGGGCGGGGGCAGGCGCCGGAGTACCTCATCCACCCCGAGTGGAGCTGAAAGCCGGAAGCCGAAGGCAGCTCCCGCCAGCAGGCGAACGGGCGGTAACGGCGACCCGCGCAACTTTAACGGAAACAGAGCCCCGAGGCCCTGCTCTACCaacagcctgaggaggaggagtcaaGGCCACAGCAGAGTTTTATATTAA
- the LOC115080163 gene encoding proline-rich receptor-like protein kinase PERK9 isoform X5, which yields MSSTVLWRAGCPGERERESRGRTPTPALGSPAGKQEEAAGEKVRGEDGTGRALAGRAAAARAEIGRSSPLPPSRRRRRKAARPPRSNRGVEKRRRETEQSQAPEETLRLPPLAPSRLPAQSGARPPSRRATSASSRPPPGPTGASTRPGTGCPPTPTTTPPTTGPCSAPRGGGRRRSTSSTPSGAESRKPKAAPASRRTGGNGDPRNFNGNRAPRPCSTNSLRRRSQGHSRVLY from the exons GTGCTTTGGCGGGCAGGATgccctggagaaagagagagggaaagcaGAGGACGCACCCCGACGCCAGCTCTCGGCAGCCCGGCTGGAAAGCAGGAAGAG GCAGCTGGTGAAAAGGTGCGAGGAGAAGACGGTACTGGAAGAGCCCTCGCCGGCCGTGCCGCAGCCGCCCGCGCAG AGATAGGAAGGTCGTCCCCCCTGCCTCCCTCTCGCAGGAGACGGAGAAAGGCCGCGCGGCCTCCGCGGAGCAATCGCGGGGTGGAGAAGAGACGGAGAGAAACCGAACAGTCACA AGCCCCAGAGGAGACGCTCCGCCTCCCGCCCCTGGCCCCTTCCCGCCTCCCGGCGCAGAGCGGGGCGCGGCCCCCTTCCAGACGCGCCACCTCCGCCTCCTCACGCCCGCCACCAGGGCCAACAGGAGCCTCTACCAGACCTGGCACGGGATGCCCACCCACGCCGACCACCACACCTCCTACCACTGGTCCATGTTCAGCGCCTCGGGGCGGGGGCAGGCGCCGGAGTACCTCATCCACCCCGAGTGGAGCTGAAAGCCGGAAGCCGAAGGCAGCTCCCGCCAGCAGGCGAACGGGCGGTAACGGCGACCCGCGCAACTTTAACGGAAACAGAGCCCCGAGGCCCTGCTCTACCaacagcctgaggaggaggagtcaaGGCCACAGCAGAGTTTTATATTAA
- the COLGALT1 gene encoding LOW QUALITY PROTEIN: procollagen galactosyltransferase 1 (The sequence of the model RefSeq protein was modified relative to this genomic sequence to represent the inferred CDS: inserted 2 bases in 2 codons; deleted 1 base in 1 codon), producing MARARPLPLLPALLVLLATSAAGYFPEGRWVPESPLQAPPVLLALMARNAAHSLPAVLGCIERLHYPPHRLGLWVATDHNTDNTTALLREXLVNVQDRYHYVEWRPQEEPRSYPDEEGPKHWSNTRYEHVMKLRQAALNSAREMWADYILFVDADNLLTNPDTLRLLIAENKTVVAPMLESRAAYSNFWCGMTSQGYYKRTPAYIPIRKLDRRGCFAVPMVHSTFLMDLRKEASRDLAFYPPHPDYTWAFDDIIVFAFSCKQAEVQMFVCNKEVYGFLPVPLRSRSSLRDEVESFLHVELEVMVRNPPVETSQYVHVPPKIPDKMGLDEVFLINLKRRKDRRQRMLRTLYEQQIACKVVAAVDGRAMNTSQVDAMGIKMLPGYKDPYHGRPLTKGELGCFLSHYKIWKEIVERGLERSLVVEDDLRFEIFFKRRLMNLLHEVKEEGLDWDLIYIGRKRMQVDYPEKAVPHIRNLVEADYSYWTLGYAISLQGARKLLEAQPLSKMMPVDEFXPVMFNKHPVEKYMEHFESRTLKAFSVEPLLVYPTHYTGDKGYVSDTETSVVWNNDTQKTDWDRAKSQKMREQQALRTEAKNSDVVQSPLDSAARDEL from the exons ATGGCCCGGGCCCGGCCGCTGCCGCTGCTTCCCGCTCTCTTGGTCCTGCTGGCGACCTCCGCGGCCGGGTACTTCCCGGAGGGGCGCTGGGTCCCCGAGTCCCCGCTG CAGGCCCCGCCCGTCCTTCTCGCCCTCATGGCCCGCAACGCAGCTCACTCCCTACCCGCCGTCCTGGGCTGCATCGAGAGGCTGCACTACCCCCCGCACCGGCTCGGACTCTG GGTGGCAACAGACCACAACACCGATAACACCACGGCGCTCCTGAGGG GGCTGGTTAATGTCCAGGACCGCTATCACTATGTGGAGTGGAGGCCGCAGGAGGAGCCCAG GTCCTATCCAGATGAGGAAGGGCCCAAGCACTGGTCCAACACTCGCTATGAGCACGTGATGAAGCTCAGGCAGGCAGCGCTGAACTCTGCCAGGGAGATGTGGGCTGACTACATCCTG TTTGTGGATGCGGACAATCTCCTTACCAACCCAGACACCCTAAGATTGCTGATAGCCGAGAACAAGACCGTGGTGGCCCCCATGCTGGAGTCCAGAGCCGCCTACTCCAACTTCTGGTGTGGGATGACTTCTCAG GGCTACTACAAGCGCACCCCGGCCTACATCCCTATCCGTAAGCTGGATCGGCGCGGCTGCTTCGCCGTCCCCATGGTGCACTCCACCTTCCTGATGGACCTGCGGAAGGAGGCTTCCCGGGACCTGGCATTCTACCCCCCGCACCCAGACTACACCTGGGCCTTCGATGACATCATAGTCTTTGCGTTCTCCTGCAAACAGGCAG AAGTCCAGATGTTCGTGTGCAACAAGGAAGTTTACGGCTTCCTGCCCGTGCCGCTGCGGTCTCGCAGCAGCCTGCGGGACGAGGTGGAGAGCTTCCTTCACGTGGAGCTGGAGGTCATGG tCCGAAACCCTCCCGTGGAGACCTCCCAGTACGTTCACGTCCCCCCCAAGATCCCTGACAAAATGGGCCTGGATGAG GTGTTCCTGATCAACCTGAAGCGGCGTAAGGACCGGCGGCAGCGGATGCTGAGGACGCTGTACGAGCAGCAGATAGCGTGTAAGGTCGTGGCTGCCGTGGACGGGAG GGCCATGAACACCAGCCAGGTGGATGCCATGGGCATTAAAATGCTGCCGGGCTACAAAGACCCCTATCACGGGCGTCCCCTCACCAAGGGGGAGCTAGGCTGCTTCCTCAGCCACTACAAAATATGGAAAGAG ATCGTGGAGCGAGGGCTGGAGCGGTCGCTGGTGGTGGAGGATGACCTGCGCTTCGAGATCTTCTTCAAGCGCCGCCTGATGAATCTCCTGCAcgaggtgaaggaggaggggcTGGACTGGGACTTGAT tTACATCGGCCGGAAGCGCATGCAGGTGGACTACCCGGAGAAGGCCGTGCCCCACATCCGGAACCTGGTGGAGGCGGACTACTCCTACTGGACGCTGGGCTACGCGATCTCGCTGCAGGGCGCCCGGAAGCTGCTGGAGGCGCAGCCGCTCTCCAAGATGATGCCCGTTGACGAAT CTCCGGTCATGTTCAATAAGCACCCAGT CGAGAAGTACATGGAGCACTTTGAGAGCCGGACGCTGAAGGCTTTCTCGGTAGAGCCGCTGCTGGTCTACCCCACGCACTACACCGGCGACAAGGGCTACGTCAGCGACACGGAGACCTCGGTGGTGTGGAACAACGACACGCAGAAGACGGACTGGGACCGGGCCAAGTCGCAGAAGATGCGGGAGCAGCAGGCGCTGCGCACGGAGGCCAAGAATTCGGACGTGGTGCAGTCCCCTCTGGACAGCGCCGCCCGGGACGAGCTATGA